From the Syntrophorhabdus sp. genome, one window contains:
- a CDS encoding ABC transporter ATP-binding protein, which produces MTTAPILRIEALRKDFRTNNGTALKAVAEATFDIPENDFVCIVGPSGCGKSTLLRMIAGLETATAGRIDYRGETVSRPRREIGMVFQEYSLLPWRDVLDNVSLGPEFLGAPRDEREAKAMEYLRLVGMEDFSRAFPHELSGGMRQRVAIVRALANDPDVLLMDEPFGALDAHTRILLQKELLRIWENHRKTILFVTHGVDEAIYLADRIMVMSARPGRILDIIDVDMERPRLRAHPSYGPLAERILAVLEQEATTSFRDTAAAHHGED; this is translated from the coding sequence ATGACGACCGCCCCTATTCTCCGCATCGAGGCCCTGCGCAAGGACTTCCGGACAAACAACGGCACCGCCCTCAAGGCGGTGGCCGAGGCGACCTTCGACATCCCCGAGAACGATTTCGTGTGCATCGTCGGGCCGTCGGGGTGTGGGAAATCGACCCTGCTAAGGATGATCGCGGGCCTCGAGACGGCCACCGCCGGCAGGATAGACTACCGGGGGGAAACGGTTTCCCGGCCACGCAGGGAGATCGGGATGGTCTTCCAGGAATACTCGCTCCTGCCGTGGCGCGACGTCCTCGACAACGTATCACTCGGCCCGGAGTTCCTGGGAGCGCCGCGAGACGAGCGGGAGGCGAAGGCCATGGAGTATCTGCGCCTCGTCGGAATGGAGGATTTCTCGCGGGCCTTTCCCCACGAGCTCTCGGGGGGCATGAGGCAGCGTGTCGCCATCGTACGGGCCCTCGCCAACGACCCCGATGTCCTTCTCATGGACGAGCCCTTCGGGGCCCTTGACGCCCACACGCGCATCCTGCTCCAGAAGGAGCTCCTTCGCATCTGGGAAAACCATCGCAAGACGATCCTCTTCGTGACCCACGGCGTCGACGAGGCCATCTACCTTGCCGACCGCATCATGGTCATGTCCGCGCGCCCCGGAAGGATACTCGACATCATCGACGTCGACATGGAGCGGCCCAGGCTCCGCGCTCACCCCTCCTACGGACCGCTTGCCGAGAGGATCCTCGCCGTCCTCGAACAGGAGGCCACCACCTCCTTCCGCGACACCGCCGCAGCGCACCACGGGGAAGACTAA
- a CDS encoding cytoplasmic protein has protein sequence MAKHSHLFVENFDGFLGYGMDRKTDENTVQAYLQKFSDDALMKIMLKRMSDEDLAEVFEVLGKMLKKHLTEPEYHELFLKDER, from the coding sequence ATGGCAAAGCATTCCCATCTTTTCGTCGAGAACTTCGACGGGTTTCTCGGTTACGGCATGGACAGGAAGACGGACGAGAACACGGTGCAGGCCTACCTCCAGAAATTCTCCGACGACGCGCTTATGAAGATCATGCTCAAGAGGATGTCCGATGAGGACCTGGCGGAGGTCTTCGAGGTCCTGGGCAAGATGCTCAAGAAACACCTCACCGAACCCGAATACCACGAATTGTTCTTAAAGGACGAAAGGTAA